A genomic segment from Candidatus Neomarinimicrobiota bacterium encodes:
- the hybA gene encoding hydrogenase 2 operon protein HybA yields the protein MANRRDFLKTAGIVTASLVGTNNANASTNKTLNSDRIGVLVDTTLCIGCRKCEYACNDVNDLPNQPLTNFDDKSVFSDERRLTDTQFTVVNRYEGKGVDNRPLDIKIQCMHCEDPACVSACIVGALEKQPNGPVSYDAWKCIGCRYCMVACPFQVPAYEYDDAFTPRVMKCTLCSSRLDEGKLPGCVEMCPEEALAFGKRDDLLTHAREKIHRFPERYVDHIYGEEEVGGTSWLYLASAPFTDIGFPDLPKESPTKYTEPVQHGIFKWFNGPILLFGLMGLLMRLTGKGENDE from the coding sequence ATGGCAAACCGACGAGATTTCTTGAAAACTGCAGGTATTGTTACCGCATCATTGGTTGGTACAAATAATGCTAACGCTTCAACAAATAAAACTCTTAATTCCGATCGAATAGGTGTTCTCGTTGATACAACACTTTGTATCGGCTGTCGTAAGTGTGAATATGCGTGTAATGATGTCAATGATCTTCCCAATCAACCCCTGACTAATTTTGATGATAAATCGGTTTTTTCCGATGAAAGACGACTCACTGACACTCAATTCACTGTAGTAAACAGGTACGAAGGAAAAGGAGTCGATAATCGTCCACTTGATATAAAAATCCAATGCATGCATTGTGAAGATCCGGCGTGCGTTTCCGCATGCATTGTGGGTGCACTTGAGAAACAACCAAACGGACCTGTATCTTATGATGCGTGGAAATGCATCGGTTGTCGTTATTGCATGGTGGCGTGTCCGTTCCAAGTTCCTGCGTATGAATATGACGATGCGTTTACACCACGGGTGATGAAGTGTACTCTTTGTTCCTCTCGGCTTGATGAAGGGAAATTACCCGGGTGCGTGGAAATGTGCCCTGAAGAAGCTCTCGCATTTGGTAAAAGAGATGATCTGCTGACGCATGCACGGGAGAAAATTCATCGTTTTCCTGAACGATATGTGGATCATATTTACGGCGAAGAAGAAGTCGGCGGTACATCATGGTTGTATCTTGCCAGCGCGCCCTTTACTGATATTGGATTCCCGGACTTGCCAAAAGAGAGCCCAACCAAATATACGGAACCGGTACAGCATGGAATCTTTAAGTGGTTTAACGGACCTATCCTACTATTCGGATTGATGGGATTGCTTATGCGACTGACAGGGAAGGGAGAAAACGATGAGTGA
- a CDS encoding cytochrome C554: MKIRLIMVVSIISFIHAQSFDYIGTGKCKTCHKSEKKGAQYKKWEGSPHANSFETLKSEESIKIASDLGLENSPWEAPVCLKCHTTGYGSGGYELEDDAFWAQTKKNGKPEKAVKRMTGLQGVGCEACHGPGSKYKKKKVMTAVYKGEMDSASVGLWRIDEGTCKQCHNESSPTYKPFEYEKRLKEIAHPYPDDMK, from the coding sequence ATGAAGATTAGATTAATAATGGTCGTGTCAATAATCAGTTTCATCCATGCCCAGAGTTTCGATTATATAGGAACGGGGAAATGCAAGACCTGTCATAAAAGCGAAAAGAAAGGTGCGCAGTATAAAAAATGGGAGGGTAGTCCACATGCAAATTCATTTGAAACCTTGAAATCTGAAGAATCAATCAAAATAGCGTCAGATTTAGGATTGGAAAATTCTCCATGGGAAGCTCCCGTTTGCCTCAAATGTCATACTACAGGATATGGCTCTGGTGGCTATGAATTGGAAGATGACGCATTTTGGGCACAAACAAAGAAAAACGGCAAACCTGAAAAAGCAGTTAAACGGATGACCGGATTACAAGGTGTTGGGTGTGAAGCATGTCATGGTCCCGGGTCCAAGTACAAAAAGAAAAAAGTAATGACGGCAGTCTATAAAGGTGAAATGGATTCGGCTTCCGTAGGATTATGGAGAATTGACGAAGGAACATGTAAACAATGTCATAATGAATCCAGTCCTACTTATAAGCCATTTGAATATGAAAAACGTTTGAAGGAAATAGCTCACCCTTATCCGGATGATATGAAATAG
- a CDS encoding CxxxxCH/CxxCH domain-containing protein, with the protein MIQVVGIAIREKMKNSKTLPIFIILLMIPACDETANPSIHPDEWIIQGAENSHMAKIEASGVQTCSVCHGKDYYGGSSGISCNQCHAGGSSGHPEFFAWISPDSSDYHGRIFWENGWDFTDCQKCHGDDFAGGVTGSSCNTCHTSGIGSCTTCHGDAVSGVAYPPKDIYNNTDPSLITVGAHRVHMESEISTVNCDECHQVPTNYLDNGHLDSDNIAEVIFGSVATDSSVLSPTWDRSNTSCSNIYCHGAFSFSYGDSLITGNNSSVIWTDYESAECGTCHGLPPDGHTGTWTKQQCFICHSTVLDANGIIIDKTKHINGQVDLN; encoded by the coding sequence ATGATCCAAGTTGTAGGGATTGCCATTAGAGAAAAGATGAAGAACTCAAAAACACTACCGATATTCATCATTTTATTGATGATTCCTGCTTGCGATGAAACGGCAAATCCGTCAATACATCCGGATGAGTGGATTATTCAAGGTGCCGAGAATTCACACATGGCGAAAATTGAAGCCAGTGGGGTTCAAACCTGTAGCGTTTGTCATGGTAAAGATTATTATGGAGGGTCGAGCGGTATTTCGTGTAATCAATGTCATGCCGGAGGTTCCAGCGGACATCCAGAATTTTTTGCATGGATCAGCCCGGATTCTTCCGATTACCATGGCAGAATATTTTGGGAAAATGGGTGGGATTTTACTGATTGTCAAAAATGCCATGGCGATGACTTCGCTGGTGGCGTAACCGGCTCAAGTTGCAACACCTGCCATACTTCCGGGATTGGATCTTGCACCACCTGCCACGGCGATGCAGTTTCTGGGGTAGCTTATCCTCCAAAGGATATTTATAACAACACGGACCCGTCCTTAATAACAGTCGGTGCTCATCGGGTACACATGGAATCAGAAATTTCAACTGTGAATTGTGATGAGTGCCACCAGGTTCCAACCAATTATTTGGATAATGGCCATCTTGATTCTGACAATATCGCCGAAGTCATATTTGGTTCTGTTGCTACGGACAGCAGTGTTTTATCACCTACCTGGGATCGATCTAATACTTCCTGCAGTAATATCTATTGTCATGGCGCATTTTCATTTTCCTACGGAGATAGTCTAATTACTGGAAATAATTCATCTGTTATCTGGACTGATTATGAAAGCGCGGAATGTGGCACATGTCATGGACTGCCACCGGATGGCCATACAGGTACATGGACGAAACAACAGTGTTTTATTTGTCACTCTACCGTGTTAGATGCGAATGGAATTATCATAGATAAAACAAAACATATTAATGGTCAAGTTGACTTGAATTAA
- a CDS encoding MerR family transcriptional regulator — MISYISPSIKSDPFEPVYAIGLAAKKIGVSPETLRLYERVGLLIPHRTRSNRRLYTQKDIEWLACIRKLILKDKLNLAGIRRLLALIPCWDIKPCTEKERKNCPAYLADDQVCWQIKDTSQACQDAECRRCDVYLASGNINHLKQYYLMTKI; from the coding sequence ATGATATCCTACATATCGCCATCCATTAAGTCTGATCCATTCGAACCTGTCTATGCAATTGGCCTTGCGGCAAAGAAAATAGGTGTTTCACCTGAAACTCTGAGATTATACGAACGAGTTGGATTATTAATTCCCCACCGTACTCGATCTAACAGAAGACTTTACACTCAAAAAGATATTGAGTGGCTAGCTTGTATACGTAAACTAATTCTTAAAGATAAATTGAACTTAGCTGGAATCAGGCGATTATTAGCTCTCATTCCCTGCTGGGATATTAAACCCTGCACAGAAAAAGAACGAAAAAATTGTCCAGCGTATCTTGCGGATGATCAAGTGTGCTGGCAAATCAAAGACACTTCTCAGGCTTGTCAGGATGCAGAATGTAGGCGTTGTGATGTTTATTTAGCTTCGGGGAATATTAATCATTTAAAACAATATTATCTAATGACGAAAATATGA
- a CDS encoding molybdenum cofactor biosynthesis protein MoaE — protein sequence MIKVEIIKGPISFFPNDDTREQDGAELIFNGRVRATEYGNSITALEYEQYEGMAEAELKKLAEDSCQKFPIHDLFCKHRIGRVEVGATSLHVVIWSKHRKEAIDAMSWFIIELKKQVPIWKWAILEDGSRMPSKCEHDH from the coding sequence ATGATTAAAGTCGAAATCATTAAAGGTCCCATTTCTTTTTTCCCGAATGATGATACTCGGGAACAAGATGGCGCAGAACTTATTTTTAATGGCCGTGTTAGAGCCACAGAATATGGAAATTCAATTACGGCATTAGAATATGAACAATATGAAGGTATGGCAGAAGCAGAGCTCAAAAAGCTTGCAGAAGACTCTTGTCAAAAATTTCCTATCCATGATTTATTTTGTAAACATAGAATCGGAAGGGTGGAAGTAGGCGCAACCAGTCTCCATGTAGTTATTTGGTCAAAGCATCGGAAAGAAGCCATTGATGCCATGTCTTGGTTTATTATTGAATTAAAGAAACAAGTTCCGATTTGGAAATGGGCCATTTTAGAAGATGGTTCACGAATGCCAAGTAAGTGTGAGCACGATCACTAG
- a CDS encoding MoaD/ThiS family protein has product MIKIKVKCFSQVKYALGVDEFVIELNAGTSASELEQKIRSEAGGKLDGISLRIAVNQKYMPNNIELNDGDEVAFIPPVQGG; this is encoded by the coding sequence ATGATTAAAATTAAAGTAAAATGTTTCTCACAAGTAAAATATGCCTTGGGTGTAGATGAATTTGTGATAGAATTAAATGCAGGTACATCGGCTTCAGAATTAGAACAAAAAATTCGGTCGGAGGCCGGTGGAAAGTTGGATGGTATTTCTTTACGAATTGCGGTGAATCAAAAATATATGCCTAATAATATTGAGCTGAATGATGGAGATGAAGTGGCATTCATTCCACCGGTTCAGGGCGGATAA
- a CDS encoding HesA/MoeB/ThiF family protein produces the protein MILTPKELFERQSEFTVIDVRPKSQQNEFPMDGIDAIISKEGLIQKIEGKKVLVCQFGIVTEGMIIEQNLKDTFSLLGGAQAWIEFQSEKEDLSQWSRQTVLPEFGLEGQKKLLNASVAIVGLGGLGCPVSQSLVAAGIGKLILIDGDHVELSNLHRQPLHGMNDIGKKKVHSAKKSLTHINSITHIECVEDYIDESNGLGIIQKCDIVIDATDNIQTRQLIDQISKQSNVPMIYGGLYRWEGQVAVLNVNGSPGYKELFPDPPSGEETCADAGVLGMLPGIIGNIQALEAIKIIVGIKPDLMGKLLIYDGKNHSTQIINI, from the coding sequence ATGATTCTAACGCCTAAAGAACTTTTTGAGCGGCAATCTGAATTCACTGTGATTGATGTACGTCCAAAATCTCAGCAGAATGAATTTCCAATGGATGGCATTGACGCTATTATTTCCAAAGAAGGATTGATTCAAAAAATTGAAGGAAAAAAGGTGTTGGTGTGTCAATTTGGGATTGTGACAGAAGGAATGATTATTGAACAGAACTTAAAAGATACATTCAGTTTATTAGGCGGCGCTCAAGCATGGATTGAATTTCAATCGGAGAAGGAAGATTTAAGCCAATGGTCTCGCCAAACGGTTTTACCGGAATTTGGGCTGGAAGGTCAGAAAAAGCTCTTAAATGCAAGCGTGGCAATCGTTGGATTAGGTGGGTTAGGCTGCCCAGTATCTCAGTCATTGGTTGCAGCAGGTATTGGGAAATTGATTCTGATTGATGGCGATCATGTTGAATTATCGAATCTTCATCGTCAACCATTACATGGAATGAATGATATTGGGAAAAAGAAAGTTCATTCTGCCAAAAAGTCTTTGACCCACATCAATTCAATTACGCACATTGAATGTGTTGAAGATTATATAGACGAATCCAATGGGTTGGGAATTATCCAAAAATGTGATATTGTGATTGATGCGACAGACAATATTCAAACGCGGCAATTGATTGATCAAATATCTAAACAGTCTAATGTACCCATGATTTATGGAGGATTGTATCGATGGGAAGGGCAAGTTGCTGTATTGAACGTTAATGGAAGCCCAGGTTATAAAGAATTATTTCCTGACCCACCATCCGGTGAAGAAACGTGTGCTGATGCAGGTGTATTGGGAATGCTTCCGGGAATTATTGGGAATATTCAAGCCTTAGAAGCCATAAAAATCATTGTAGGCATAAAACCAGACTTAATGGGGAAATTGCTGATATATGATGGTAAAAACCATTCAACTCAAATAATAAATATATGA
- a CDS encoding molybdopterin molybdotransferase MoeA, whose amino-acid sequence MIPFHEAKSIINEHLFTLESELIPFHEAGGRVLAQDIIASFSSPQFDNSAMDGFAIKSADTKGARQKKSVTLTLVGISSAGTPSDITLNSGECIQCMTGAKIPNGADAVIMVEDTSGFSNDDSVRFTIEATPGKHIRKKGEEINEGEILIQKGTPITPSEIGTCATFGYANLSVFKKPKIAIFGAGDELVEPGEPLGEGQIYNSNLYVFSELVNRAGADIILQNVIKDDKESLRLFLSEALDTCDIIISSGGVSMGRYDYVREVFMELGVEEHFWKVAQKPGKPLFFGTGNSTLIFGLPGNPVSAYIGFMEWVWPVLESMMGKKESEKVKGILKKPFPREKMKYRFLFGNAWIEDGQLVCQPSTKTGSHMLSSSLIANCILSSEPGESSLQVDEKINVNILPWKSIK is encoded by the coding sequence ATGATACCATTTCATGAAGCAAAATCAATCATTAACGAACATCTATTTACATTAGAATCCGAATTGATTCCATTTCATGAAGCAGGTGGAAGAGTATTAGCCCAAGATATAATTGCGTCCTTTTCATCGCCACAATTTGATAATTCTGCCATGGATGGATTTGCGATAAAATCTGCGGATACGAAAGGTGCCAGACAAAAAAAATCAGTTACATTAACATTGGTTGGCATTAGTTCTGCGGGAACGCCTAGTGATATCACATTAAATTCGGGTGAATGCATCCAATGCATGACCGGCGCGAAAATTCCAAATGGCGCTGATGCCGTCATTATGGTAGAAGACACCAGTGGATTCTCTAACGATGATTCTGTCAGGTTTACCATTGAAGCTACTCCTGGAAAACATATCCGGAAAAAGGGCGAAGAAATTAATGAGGGTGAAATACTTATTCAAAAAGGAACGCCTATCACACCCAGCGAAATAGGGACCTGTGCTACGTTTGGGTATGCGAATCTTTCTGTTTTTAAGAAACCAAAGATAGCCATTTTTGGAGCGGGAGATGAATTGGTAGAGCCGGGAGAACCGTTAGGTGAAGGACAAATTTATAATTCAAATTTATACGTCTTTTCAGAATTAGTTAATCGGGCTGGGGCAGACATTATCCTGCAAAATGTTATTAAGGATGATAAAGAATCCTTAAGATTATTTCTATCTGAGGCACTGGACACGTGTGATATTATTATTTCATCTGGTGGTGTATCTATGGGACGCTATGATTATGTCCGCGAAGTATTTATGGAATTAGGTGTTGAAGAACATTTTTGGAAAGTGGCTCAAAAACCTGGGAAACCCTTATTCTTTGGCACAGGAAATTCTACATTAATTTTTGGTTTACCTGGGAATCCAGTATCGGCTTATATCGGATTCATGGAGTGGGTTTGGCCTGTCTTGGAATCAATGATGGGGAAGAAGGAATCCGAAAAAGTAAAGGGAATTTTGAAAAAGCCATTTCCCCGGGAAAAAATGAAATATCGATTTTTATTTGGTAATGCTTGGATTGAAGATGGACAATTGGTGTGCCAACCTTCAACCAAAACTGGATCCCATATGTTGTCATCATCATTAATAGCCAATTGTATTTTATCTTCAGAACCCGGCGAATCGTCATTACAAGTCGATGAAAAAATTAATGTGAATATATTGCCCTGGAAATCTATTAAATGA
- a CDS encoding sulfite exporter TauE/SafE family protein yields MTEFILPILFFFVALIYSSVGLGGGSSYTALMAIFGVSYQVIPTTSLTMNLVVTFIGMIHFWKNGHGRLNLILPFLATSIPMTFIAGSLDVPETFFKLFLLATLILVAIRIYILNDLKLSIQLTGIQKWIFCLSLGGTLGFIAGAVGIGGGIYLVPLIIMFGLGTEKEAAASGAMFIWVNSLVGVITRANLGTFEIDFILPLAGAVLVGGFVGSYMGAIKFEPKTIQKIMGGVIIIAILFLIKGLL; encoded by the coding sequence ATGACCGAATTTATTTTACCAATTTTATTTTTCTTCGTAGCGCTGATATATTCATCTGTGGGGCTCGGTGGTGGTTCATCATACACCGCATTAATGGCTATTTTTGGTGTGAGTTATCAGGTGATTCCAACAACTTCCCTGACCATGAATTTAGTGGTTACATTTATTGGCATGATACATTTCTGGAAAAATGGCCACGGACGACTCAATCTTATACTTCCATTTTTAGCCACATCAATTCCAATGACATTTATCGCTGGTTCATTAGATGTCCCTGAAACATTTTTTAAATTATTTTTACTGGCAACACTCATTTTAGTGGCAATACGGATATACATATTAAATGATTTGAAACTTTCAATTCAATTAACCGGAATTCAGAAATGGATTTTTTGTTTGAGTTTAGGTGGAACATTGGGATTTATCGCTGGCGCTGTTGGTATTGGCGGTGGTATATATTTGGTGCCATTAATTATTATGTTTGGGCTTGGAACCGAAAAGGAAGCGGCTGCATCCGGTGCCATGTTTATTTGGGTGAATTCACTTGTGGGTGTGATTACGCGGGCAAATTTAGGCACATTTGAAATAGATTTTATTTTACCTTTAGCGGGTGCCGTACTTGTAGGTGGTTTTGTTGGTTCCTATATGGGTGCAATTAAATTTGAACCAAAAACAATTCAAAAAATAATGGGCGGCGTCATTATTATTGCCATTCTATTTTTAATAAAGGGACTCTTATGA
- a CDS encoding bifunctional molybdenum cofactor biosynthesis protein MoaC/MoaB, translated as MNDFTHLDKFGNVKMVDVTDKMSSTRMAKAEGKISMLPETILAIQDDALPKGNVLTTAKIAGIQTAKKTAEMIPMCHQLNLSFVDIEFELEPNAIGIRSTVKTKEATGVEMEALSAASGAALTIYDMCKSVDKTMTIGEIKLVTKMGGKSDHATDYRPRVGVVTLSDSISEGKCEDKSGPILANGFRNAGCSVDQHIVLPDGSEDLVSTIHEWIKNGVELIITTGGTGLGPRDLTIETLDKIFNSKLPGIEQALHAYGRGKVKSAMLSRLTAGVVDGAVVICLPGSTGAVKDAINVLIPTVFHSFHMIKGEKH; from the coding sequence ATGAATGATTTTACACACTTAGATAAATTTGGGAATGTCAAAATGGTTGACGTGACTGATAAAATGAGTTCCACACGAATGGCTAAGGCTGAAGGGAAAATTTCTATGCTCCCTGAAACGATATTAGCCATTCAAGATGACGCACTTCCAAAGGGGAATGTGCTAACCACAGCCAAAATTGCCGGAATTCAAACAGCGAAAAAAACTGCCGAAATGATCCCCATGTGTCATCAATTAAATTTATCCTTTGTAGATATTGAATTTGAATTAGAGCCAAATGCTATTGGGATTCGATCTACAGTAAAGACAAAAGAAGCGACTGGTGTTGAAATGGAAGCGTTGTCAGCTGCTTCTGGAGCAGCACTTACTATTTATGATATGTGCAAAAGCGTGGACAAAACCATGACTATTGGCGAAATAAAATTGGTGACAAAAATGGGTGGAAAGTCAGATCATGCTACGGATTATCGTCCAAGAGTTGGCGTCGTCACCTTAAGTGATAGTATCTCTGAAGGAAAATGTGAAGATAAATCCGGACCTATTTTAGCGAATGGATTTAGGAATGCGGGCTGTTCTGTTGACCAACATATTGTTTTACCGGATGGGTCAGAAGATTTAGTCTCAACCATTCATGAGTGGATCAAAAATGGTGTAGAATTGATCATAACAACAGGTGGCACAGGATTGGGACCACGTGATTTGACAATTGAAACATTGGATAAAATATTTAATTCCAAGCTACCGGGTATCGAGCAGGCTCTCCATGCATACGGCCGAGGAAAAGTTAAATCTGCCATGCTATCACGTTTGACAGCAGGCGTTGTGGATGGGGCAGTTGTTATTTGTTTACCCGGAAGTACTGGTGCTGTCAAAGATGCAATAAACGTGTTGATACCAACAGTTTTTCATTCATTCCATATGATAAAAGGTGAGAAGCATTAA
- the add gene encoding adenosine deaminase yields the protein MKNNLSNSWYNSIPKVELHLHLEGAIPFDALWTLIQKYGGDSSVQNIKALKEKFKFRDFSHFLENWTWKNTFIREYEDFTFICEEIAISLKKQNIKYVEAFFTPIDFESVGLKTQKIAEAIRRGLSKVSEIEIALITDLSRDTKLNRAALILDEKHEVKELGIIGIGIGGAEHDFPPERFKTIYEKARLYGFRTTAHAGEAAGASSIWGVIRELKVDRIGHGTRAFEDESLLDYLAEYQIPLEMCPISNVCTGVITKIESHPIKKYIDHGIIVTVNTDDPKMFNNSLAEEYMNLNNIFGFSRKEIQLLIINGIESSWQLKTKKDKMIYEFQNDPNWIKD from the coding sequence GTGAAAAATAATTTATCAAATAGTTGGTATAATAGTATTCCGAAAGTAGAGTTGCATTTACATCTTGAAGGAGCGATTCCTTTTGATGCATTGTGGACACTTATTCAAAAGTATGGTGGGGATTCAAGTGTTCAAAATATAAAGGCACTTAAAGAAAAATTTAAATTTAGAGATTTCTCACATTTTCTTGAAAATTGGACATGGAAGAACACATTTATTCGAGAATATGAAGATTTTACTTTTATATGTGAAGAAATTGCAATCAGTTTAAAAAAACAAAATATTAAATATGTTGAAGCTTTTTTTACGCCAATTGACTTCGAATCAGTTGGTCTTAAAACACAAAAAATAGCAGAAGCAATTCGACGAGGTCTATCGAAGGTATCTGAAATTGAAATTGCACTAATTACAGATTTAAGTCGAGATACAAAACTAAATAGAGCCGCATTGATTCTTGACGAAAAACATGAAGTGAAAGAGTTGGGGATTATTGGGATTGGTATTGGTGGAGCAGAGCATGATTTTCCGCCTGAACGTTTTAAAACTATATATGAAAAAGCTCGTCTGTATGGTTTTAGGACGACGGCTCATGCAGGTGAAGCTGCAGGAGCAAGCAGTATTTGGGGAGTAATACGGGAACTTAAAGTAGATCGAATTGGTCATGGAACTCGCGCTTTTGAAGATGAATCATTATTAGATTATCTTGCAGAATATCAAATCCCATTGGAAATGTGTCCAATTTCAAATGTTTGCACAGGGGTGATAACAAAAATTGAGTCTCACCCAATAAAAAAATACATCGATCATGGAATTATAGTAACTGTGAATACCGATGATCCAAAAATGTTTAATAATTCTTTAGCTGAAGAATATATGAATCTTAATAATATTTTTGGATTCTCACGTAAAGAAATTCAATTATTGATTATCAATGGAATTGAGTCATCATGGCAGTTAAAAACGAAAAAAGATAAAATGATTTATGAATTTCAAAACGATCCAAATTGGATTAAAGATTAA
- the moaA gene encoding GTP 3',8-cyclase MoaA, which produces MEKKHPIIQNFGDASIPTTQSSISDRFGRTFTYLRLALNEQCNFRCIYCMPEEGIDFRIEDKLLSTEEIFQLIELISQMGVSKIRFTGGEPLLRPDLVKIIQFANELDGVESIHLTTNGKLLANNINVLKAAGLTGINISLDTLDSEKFKRITRRDGLEKVLNGLKKSMESNFQSIKLNVVAMRDFNDDELMDFIALTQENDITVRFIELMPFDSHQIWKTGKFYGADQIVADLEKQVEELIPVDGSQTEHHVFRVNDYKGKVAVIPAYSRTLCCDCNRIRITADGKLLNCLYSQDEINLRDAMRNGKDSQQIEKMIKDTMNKKFKDGWDAQNQGNENRESMTQIGG; this is translated from the coding sequence ATGGAAAAAAAACACCCAATCATCCAGAACTTTGGTGATGCGTCAATTCCCACGACGCAATCATCTATATCAGACCGATTCGGTCGAACCTTTACCTATTTGCGCCTTGCCTTAAACGAGCAATGTAATTTCCGCTGTATATATTGCATGCCGGAAGAAGGAATAGATTTCCGCATCGAAGATAAACTCCTTTCCACTGAAGAAATTTTCCAGCTCATCGAATTAATATCTCAAATGGGTGTATCCAAAATTCGATTTACCGGTGGTGAACCACTTCTAAGACCTGATCTTGTAAAAATTATTCAATTTGCAAATGAGTTAGATGGAGTAGAATCCATCCATTTAACGACTAACGGGAAATTGCTTGCTAATAATATTAATGTTTTAAAAGCTGCTGGTTTGACTGGAATCAATATCAGTCTCGATACATTAGATTCTGAAAAATTCAAACGAATCACACGCCGTGATGGATTGGAAAAAGTATTAAATGGTCTTAAAAAATCCATGGAATCCAACTTTCAATCCATCAAACTAAACGTGGTTGCTATGCGTGATTTTAATGATGACGAACTCATGGATTTTATAGCACTCACCCAGGAAAATGATATTACTGTTCGCTTCATTGAACTTATGCCATTTGATTCACACCAAATTTGGAAGACGGGAAAATTTTATGGAGCAGATCAAATTGTCGCTGATTTAGAGAAACAAGTGGAAGAATTAATTCCGGTTGATGGATCACAAACCGAGCATCATGTTTTTCGAGTGAATGATTATAAAGGAAAAGTCGCCGTGATTCCTGCATATTCAAGAACATTGTGTTGTGACTGTAACCGTATCCGAATTACAGCTGACGGAAAATTGTTAAATTGTCTTTACAGCCAAGATGAAATTAACCTTCGAGATGCAATGCGTAATGGGAAAGATAGCCAACAAATAGAAAAAATGATTAAGGATACCATGAATAAAAAATTTAAAGATGGTTGGGATGCCCAAAATCAAGGGAATGAAAACCGAGAATCAATGACCCAAATAGGGGGATAA